One stretch of Sphingomonas rosea DNA includes these proteins:
- a CDS encoding NifU family protein: MLIQTERTPNPSTRKFLPGRTVMEAGSRDFPDAASAEASPLAAALFATGDVEGVFFGSDFVSVTAAPDVDWAGLEIDVIQILLDHFVGGAPLFVAGSAGFHVAPDDTPSFDEDPADAEIVEQIKELLETRVRPAVAQDGGDIVYRGYKEGTLFLAMQGACAGCPSSAVTLKRGVENLIRHYVPEVETVEAV, encoded by the coding sequence ATGCTGATCCAGACCGAGCGCACGCCCAATCCCTCGACCCGCAAGTTCCTTCCCGGCCGGACCGTGATGGAAGCGGGCAGCCGCGACTTTCCCGACGCTGCCTCGGCCGAGGCGAGCCCCCTCGCCGCCGCGCTCTTCGCGACCGGCGACGTCGAGGGCGTCTTCTTCGGCAGCGACTTCGTCTCGGTGACCGCCGCGCCCGACGTCGACTGGGCGGGGCTCGAGATCGACGTGATCCAGATCCTGCTCGACCATTTCGTCGGCGGCGCCCCGCTGTTCGTGGCCGGAAGCGCCGGCTTCCACGTCGCGCCCGACGACACGCCCAGCTTCGACGAGGACCCCGCCGACGCCGAGATCGTCGAGCAGATCAAGGAACTGCTCGAGACCCGGGTCCGCCCGGCGGTCGCGCAGGACGGCGGCGACATCGTCTATCGCGGCTACAAGGAGGGCACGCTCTTCCTCGCGATGCAGGGCGCCTGCGCCGGCTGCCCGTCCTCGGCGGTGACCCTGAAGCGCGGGGTCGAGAACCTCATTCGCCACTACGTCCCGGAGGTCGAGACGGTCGAGGCGGTCTAG
- a CDS encoding SMODS domain-containing nucleotidyltransferase, which produces MSVSKRFSTFLNNLKLTDAQKSDGASKRESVVRALNIHYWGSSSGTSNSRFVGSWAKKTRIRPPRDVDVLFELPASIHARFEQRSGNKQSQLLQEVKTVLANSFTRTAIKGDGPIVLVSFASYDVELIPSFQRLGGGHFVCMTSLGGWYKHEAYEAQNVAMTASNALSRNNTRDLVRMMKRWQSFCGVPLRSFHIELLAIEFIATWGNRGNSEVYYDYMCRDFFAYIMGRQNGYVYAPGTAETMSLGSMWSSKAQSALNRAQKACAHEANAEIGLAGEQWQMIFGTDIPRFV; this is translated from the coding sequence ATGAGCGTTAGTAAACGGTTCTCGACGTTTCTCAACAACCTTAAACTTACCGACGCTCAAAAAAGCGACGGAGCGTCTAAGAGAGAAAGTGTCGTTAGAGCTCTCAACATCCATTATTGGGGTTCAAGCAGCGGAACTTCCAATTCCCGTTTCGTCGGCTCGTGGGCCAAAAAGACGCGTATCCGTCCACCCCGAGATGTTGATGTGCTCTTCGAGCTTCCTGCAAGTATACATGCGAGGTTCGAGCAGCGGTCAGGTAACAAACAATCGCAGTTGCTTCAGGAGGTCAAGACTGTCCTCGCCAATTCGTTTACGAGGACCGCGATTAAAGGCGATGGTCCAATCGTGCTCGTCTCATTCGCCAGCTACGATGTAGAGCTTATTCCATCTTTCCAGCGATTGGGCGGTGGACACTTCGTCTGCATGACCTCTCTCGGAGGATGGTATAAACACGAGGCATACGAAGCTCAGAATGTCGCCATGACGGCTAGCAATGCTCTCTCTCGTAACAACACCCGTGATCTTGTACGAATGATGAAGCGATGGCAGAGCTTCTGCGGAGTACCTCTACGATCTTTCCATATAGAACTTCTTGCAATCGAATTCATTGCGACATGGGGAAATCGGGGTAATTCAGAAGTTTACTATGATTATATGTGTCGAGACTTCTTTGCATATATCATGGGACGTCAGAATGGCTACGTTTACGCTCCCGGTACCGCAGAAACGATGTCGCTCGGTTCAATGTGGAGCAGCAAGGCCCAATCGGCTTTAAATCGAGCCCAGAAGGCGTGTGCCCATGAAGCGAACGCCGAAATCGGACTAGCCGGTGAACAGTGGCAAATGATTTTTGGTACTGACATTCCTAGGTTTGTATGA